In one Diabrotica virgifera virgifera chromosome 7, PGI_DIABVI_V3a genomic region, the following are encoded:
- the LOC126888447 gene encoding uncharacterized protein LOC126888447 isoform X23: protein MKLKILISSFLLVGISQAALLGRQGILAQTANKLGLGNIISVNADAEANLLGNKVGVDGAVGIGGQGIGAHLSGDADVLGQKVNVHGDVLDGHAIDQHNHEVFRDNRGRQYTLQRQYIGSNSVLVRKYLDNGQIYVDGADQDNVLQHSQSGRVVISGNSGSNGGYMQQGGLLINRVPNINVIATSRDRDATVRIPLTGHLPNGIVELDPGFSGPWGNMKLDPGFAGPWRNMLLNIKRVSPLEWQEWLLEQKQRNRNLDLTLIEQWINQQHLLLKVDTAVIEGWIMQQQKSNPNFLYNWIINHQVPNLLGNMRLPGYIPDMRTWDGKMRLPTEQKVTPQVWQQWVIQQKQTNNVDLSAIENWIQQQQKTLNLNADSLEGWIMQQQQSNPSFLYNWTVKKQVPNLSVDFGKNILDQLKNGADKTVEVVNGVLRLPTSTNTDSVIPVDENGNIVLGGRPRDSSVVLDFGKNVLDQVKNGDDKTVEVINDVLTRPTSRDRDASVVLGGNDRPVLVDRPTFDLPTSRDRDATVVIGGNDRPILDLPTSRDRDATVVIGGNDRPLLDRPTSRDRDATVVLGGNERPVVLDRPTFDLPTSRDRDATVVIGGNDRPLLDRPTSRDRDATVVLGGNDRPVVLDRPTFDLPTSRDRDATVVVGGNDRPLLDLPTSRDRDATVVARGNDRPVVLERPTFDLPTSRDRDATVVIGGNDRPLLDLPTSRDRDATVVVGGNDRPVVLERPTFDLPTSRDRDATVVIGGNDRPLLDRPTSRDRDATVVLGGNDRPVVLDRPTFDLPTSRDRDATVVVGGNDRPLLDLPTSRDRDATVVIGGNDRPLLDRPTSRDRDATVVLGGNDRPVLDRPTSRDRDATVVLGGNDRPVLDRPTSRDRDATVVLGGNDRPVVLDRPTFDLPTSRDRDATVVIGGNDRPLLDRPTSRDRDATVVLGGNDRPVLDRPTSRDRDATVVLGGNDRPVVLDRPTFDLPTSRDRDATVVVGGNDRPLLDLPTSRDRDATVVLGGNDTPVLDRPTSRDRDATVVLGGNDRPVVLDRPTFDLPTSRDRDATVVIGGNDRPLLDLPTSRDRDATVVLGGNDRPVVLDRPTFDLPTSRDRDATVVISGNDRPLFERPTSRDRDASVVLDLGKNVLNNIKNGADKTVQVVDNVLNHATSRDRDSSVVIELPVSKDRDSSVILNGRTLPTTNIEIDPGFAGPLRNILSIKKVQPVDWQKWLIQQKQKNNIDITVIENWINNQHEVLKLDQSIIEAWIMQQQNSNPSFLYNWMIRKQIPNMLNENGPMVESPLNGKGPMMEPTGKLNVEKATPEVWQRWVIQQKQQNNVDLNVIENWINQQHQVLKQDVGDLEGWIIQQQRMNPSFLYNWIIRKEVPQISSQWFVQSKEVEEPEVSQLYVNGQMVESVEPSVWQQWLIAQKQKYNIDISVIENWINQQHQQMKLDVGYLEGWIMQQQNANANFLVNWIIKRQVPSFSYQWKMVRMVSQPQNSGTFHVWINNRSVEKVSPEVWKQWVSEQQRNGMDMSLVERNINQWHESLKVDLAYLEAWVMQEQQADSKFLYRWTVERKIPAISYKWKMESQRVQPVVTSSSSHTYTWKVQKQTQQ, encoded by the exons aGACAACAGAGGCCGTCAATACACCCTTCAACGTCAGTACATCGGTTCCAACTCCGTCTTGGTCAGAAAATACTTGGACAATGGACAAATTTACGTCGATGGTGCAGACCAAGATAATGTATTGCAACATTCTCAGTCCGGTAGGGTTGTAATTAGCGGAAACAGTGGCTCCAATGGTGGATATATGCAACAAGGAGGACTCCTTATTAATCGAGTACCAAATATAAATGTTATTGCTACATCTAGAGATAGGGACGCAACAGTTCGTATACCACTTACAGGTCATTTACCAAATGGTATTGTAGAACTAGATCCCGGTTTCTCTGGACCATGGGGAAATATGAAACTAGATCCCGGTTTCGCAGGTCCATGGAGAAATATGCTTTTGAATATTAAGAGAGTATCACCTCTAGAGTGGCAAGAATGGCTGCTTGAACAAAAACAAAGGAACAGAAACCTTGATTTAACTCTTATTGAACAATGGATTAATCAACAACATTTATTATTGAAGGTAGACACTGCAGTTATAGAAGGATGGATCATGCAGCAACAAAAATCTAACCCTAACTTCTTGTATAACTGGATCATTAATCACCAGGTTCCTAATCTTTTAGGCAACATGAGGCTGCCAGGTTATATTCCAGACATGAGAACTTGGGACGGAAAAATGAGACTACCAACAGAGCAAAAAGTAACACCACAAGTTTGGCAACAGTGGGTAATTCAGCAAAAGCAAACGAACAACGTTGATTTATCTGCTATCGAAAACTGGATCCAGCAGCAACAAAAGACATTGAATCTGAATGCTGACTCTTTGGAGGGTTGGATTATGCAGCAACAACAGTCAAATCCTAGCTTTTTATACAACTGGACAGTCAAGAAACAGGTTCCTAACCTATCAGTTGACTTTGGTAAAAATATTCTAGATCAGCTTAAGAATGGCGCTGATAAGACAGTTGAAGTTGTTAATGGTGTTTTGAGACTTCCAACATCCACAAATACAGACTCAGTTATTCCAGTTGATGAGAATGGTAACATTGTTCTAGGCGGCCGTCCAAGAGACAGTTCTGTAGTGCTCGATTTTGGTAAAAATGTCTTAGATCAAGTAAAGAATGGTGATGATAAAACCGTCGAAGTTATCAACGATGTTTTAACACGCCCAACATCCAGAGATAGAGACGCATCTGTAGTCCTTGGAGGTAATGACCGACCTGTTCTTGTTGACCGTCCAACATTTGACCTTCCAACATCCAGAGACAGAGATGCAACTGTTGTTATTGGAGGTAATGACAGACCTATTCTTGATCTCCCAACTTCCAGAGACAGAGACGCAACTGTTGTTATTGGAGGTAATGACAGACCACTTCTTGACCGTCCAACATCCAGAGATAGAGATGCAACTGTAGTCCTAGGAGGTAATGAAAGACCTGTTGTTCTTGACCGTCCAACATTTGACCTCCCAACGTCAAGAGACAGAGATGCAACCGTAGTTATTGGAGGTAATGACAGACCTCTTCTTGACCGTCCAACATCCAGAGATAGAGATGCAACTGTAGTCCTAGGAGGTAATGACAGACCTGTTGTTCTTGACCGTCCAACATTTGACCTCCCAACGTCAAGAGACAGAGATGCAACCGTAGTTGTCGGAGGTAATGACAGACCTCTTCTTGACCTTCCAACATCCAGAGACAGAGATGCAACCGTAGTTGCCAGAGGTAATGACAGACCTGTTGTTCTTGAACGTCCAACATTTGACCTCCCAACGTCAAGAGACAGAGATGCAACCGTAGTTATTGGAGGTAATGACAGAC CTCTTCTTGACCTTCCAACATCCAGAGACAGAGATGCAACCGTAGTTGTTGGAGGTAATGACAGACCTGTTGTTCTTGAACGTCCAACATTTGACCTCCCAACATCCAGAGACAGAGATGCAACTGTAGTTATTGGAGGTAATGACAGACCTCTTCTTGACCGTCCAACATCCAGAGATAGAGATGCAACTGTAGTCCTAGGAGGTAATGACAGACCTGTTGTTCTTGACCGTCCAACATTTGACCTCCCAACGTCAAGAGACAGAGATGCAACCGTAGTTGTCGGAGGTAATGACAGACCTCTTCTTGACCTTCCAACATCCAGAGATAGAGACGCAACCGTTGTCATTGGAGGTAATGATAGACCCCTTCTTGACCGTCCAACATCCAGAGATAGAGACGCAACTGTAGTCCTTGGAGGTAATGACAGACCTGTTCTTGACCGTCCAACATCCAGAGATAGAGATGCAACTGTAGTCCTTGGAG GTAATGACAGACCTGTTCTTGACCGTCCAACATCCAGAGATAGAGATGCAACTGTAGTCCTTGGAGGTAATGACAGACCTGTTGTTCTTGACCGTCCAACATTTGAC CTTCCAACATCCAGAGATAGAGACGCAACCGTTGTCATTGGAGGTAATGATAGACCCCTTCTTGACCGTCCAACATCCAGAGATAGAGACGCAACTGTAGTCCTTGGAGGTAATGACAGACCTGTTCTTGACCGTCCAACATCCAGAGATAGAGATGCAACTGTAGTCCTTGGAGGTAATGACAGACCTGTTGTTCTTGACCGTCCAACATTTGACCTCCCAACATCCAGAGACAGAGATGCAACCGTAGTTGTCGGAGGCAATGACAGACCTCTTCTTGATCTTCCAACATCCAGAGATAGAGACGCAACTGTAGTCCTTGGAGGTAATGACACACCTGTTCTTGACCGTCCAACATCCAGAGATAGAGATGCAACTGTAGTCCTTGGAGGTAATGACAGACCTGTTGTTCTTGACCGTCCAACATTTGACCTCCCAACATCCAGAGACAGAGATGCAACTGTTGTTATTGGAGGTAATGATAGACCTCTTCTTGATCTTCCAACATCCAGAGATAGAGATGCAACTGTAGTCCTTGGAGGTAATGACAGACCTGTTGTTCTTGACCGTCCAACATTTGACCTACCAACATCCAGAGATAGAGACGCAACTGTTGTAATTAGTGGTAATGACAGACCTCTTTTTGAGCGCCCCACATCCAGAGATAGAGATGCTTCTGTTGTCCTAGATTTAggtaaaaatgttttaaataacattaaaaatggTGCTGACAAAACTGTCCAGGTTGTTGATAACGTTTTAAACCATGCAACCTCCAGAGACAGAGATTCTTCTGTAGTAATTGAACTTCCTGTATCAAAGGATAGAGATTCTTCAGTTATTCTTAACGGTCGCACGCTACCAACCACCAACATTGAAATAGATCCTGGATTCGCTGGCCCATTGAGAAATATATTGAGCATCAAGAAAGTACAGCCGGTAGATTGGCAAAAATGGTTGATTCAACAAAAACAAAAGAACAACATTGATATAACTGTTATTGAAAACTGGATCAATAACCAACATGAAGTATTAAAACTAGACCAAAGTATTATAGAGGCATGGATAATGCAACAACAAAACTCAAATCCAAGCTTTTTGTACAACTGGATGATTAGGAAACAGATACCCAATATGTTAAACGAAAACGGACCAATGGTAGAATCACCTTTGAATGGAAAAGGACCAATGATGGAACCAACTGGGAAATTAAATGTAGAAAAAGCAACTCCAGAAGTTTGGCAACGATGGGTAAtacaacaaaaacaacagaaCAACGTTGATTTAAATGTTATCGAAAACTGGATCAACCAGCAACACCAGGTATTAAAACAAGATGTAGGAGACTTGGAAGGATGGATCATCCAGCAACAAAGGATGAATCCTAGCTTTTTGTACAATTGGATAATCAGGAAAGAGGTTCCTCAAATTTCCTCCCAATGGTTTGTCCAAAGTAAAGAAGTTGAAGAACCTGAAGTTTCACAACTATACGTAAATGGACAAATGGTTGAAAGCGTAGAACCAAGTGTTTGGCAGCAATGGTTAATtgcacaaaaacaaaaatataacatcGATATAAGCGTTATAGAAAACTGGATAAATCAACAACACCAACAAATGAAGTTGGATGTTGGATACTTGGAAGGGTGGATCATGCAACAACAAAACGCCAATGCTAACTTCTTGGTCAACTGGATCATCAAAAGACAAGTTCCCAGTTTTTCATACCAATGGAAAATGGTACGCATGGTTTCACAACCACAAAATAGCGGCACTTTCCACGTTTGGATCAACAATAGAAGCGTAGAGAAAGTTTCCCCTGAGGTTTGGAAACAATGGGTCAGTGAACAACAAAGGAACGGCATGGATATGAGTCTTGTAGAGAGAAACATCAACCAATGGCACGAATCACTGAAGGTAGATCTTGCATATTTGGAAGCATGGGTAATGCAAGAACAACAAGCTGACTCCAAATTTTTGTATAGATGGACAGTCGAGAGAAAAATCCCCGCTATCTCTTACAAGTGGAAGATGGAAAGTCAGAGAGTACAACCTGTAGTCACAAGCAGCTCTTCACATACCTACACCTGGAAAGTACAAAAGCAAACACAACAGTAG
- the LOC126888447 gene encoding uncharacterized protein LOC126888447 isoform X6, translating to MKLKILISSFLLVGISQAALLGRQGILAQTANKLGLGNIISVNADAEANLLGNKVGVDGAVGIGGQGIGAHLSGDADVLGQKVNVHGDVLDGHAIDQHNHEVFRDNRGRQYTLQRQYIGSNSVLVRKYLDNGQIYVDGADQDNVLQHSQSGRVVISGNSGSNGGYMQQGGLLINRVPNINVIATSRDRDATVRIPLTGHLPNGIVELDPGFSGPWGNMKLDPGFAGPWRNMLLNIKRVSPLEWQEWLLEQKQRNRNLDLTLIEQWINQQHLLLKVDTAVIEGWIMQQQKSNPNFLYNWIINHQVPNLLGNMRLPGYIPDMRTWDGKMRLPTEQKVTPQVWQQWVIQQKQTNNVDLSAIENWIQQQQKTLNLNADSLEGWIMQQQQSNPSFLYNWTVKKQVPNLSVDFGKNILDQLKNGADKTVEVVNGVLRLPTSTNTDSVIPVDENGNIVLGGRPRDSSVVLDFGKNVLDQVKNGDDKTVEVINDVLTRPTSRDRDASVVLGGNDRPVLVDRPTFDLPTSRDRDATVVIGGNDRPILDLPTSRDRDATVVIGGNDRPLLDRPTSRDRDATVVLGGNERPVVLDRPTFDLPTSRDRDATVVIGGNDRPLLDRPTSRDRDATVVLGGNDRPVVLDRPTFDLPTSRDRDATVVVGGNDRPLLDLPTSRDRDATVVARGNDRPVVLERPTFDLPTSRDRDATVVIGGNDRPLLDLPTSRDRDATVVVGGNDRPVVLERPTFDLPTSRDRDATVVIGGNDRPLLDRPTSRDRDATVVLGGNDRPVVLDRPTFDLPTSRDRDATVVVGGNDRPLLDLPTSRDRDATVVIGGNDRPLLDRPTSRDRDATVVLGGNDRPVLDRPTSRDRDATVVLGGNDRPVVLDRPTFDLPTSRDRDATVVVGGNDRPLLDLPTSRDRDATVVIGGNDRPLLDRPTSRDRDATVVLGGNDRPVLDRPTSRDRDATVVLGGNDRPVLDRPTSRDRDATVVLGGNDRPVVLDRPTFDLPTSRDRDATVVIGGNDRPLLDRPTSRDRDATVVLGGNDRPVLDRPTSRDRDATVVLGGNDRPVVLDRPTFDLPTSRDRDATVVVGGNDRPLLDLPTSRDRDATVVLGGNDTPVLDRPTSRDRDATVVLGGNDRPVVLDRPTFDLPTSRDRDATVVIGGNDRPLLDLPTSRDRDATVVLGGNDRPVVLDRPTFDLPTSRDRDATVVISGNDRPLFERPTSRDRDASVVLDLGKNVLNNIKNGADKTVQVVDNVLNHATSRDRDSSVVIELPVSKDRDSSVILNGRTLPTTNIEIDPGFAGPLRNILSIKKVQPVDWQKWLIQQKQKNNIDITVIENWINNQHEVLKLDQSIIEAWIMQQQNSNPSFLYNWMIRKQIPNMLNENGPMVESPLNGKGPMMEPTGKLNVEKATPEVWQRWVIQQKQQNNVDLNVIENWINQQHQVLKQDVGDLEGWIIQQQRMNPSFLYNWIIRKEVPQISSQWFVQSKEVEEPEVSQLYVNGQMVESVEPSVWQQWLIAQKQKYNIDISVIENWINQQHQQMKLDVGYLEGWIMQQQNANANFLVNWIIKRQVPSFSYQWKMVRMVSQPQNSGTFHVWINNRSVEKVSPEVWKQWVSEQQRNGMDMSLVERNINQWHESLKVDLAYLEAWVMQEQQADSKFLYRWTVERKIPAISYKWKMESQRVQPVVTSSSSHTYTWKVQKQTQQ from the exons aGACAACAGAGGCCGTCAATACACCCTTCAACGTCAGTACATCGGTTCCAACTCCGTCTTGGTCAGAAAATACTTGGACAATGGACAAATTTACGTCGATGGTGCAGACCAAGATAATGTATTGCAACATTCTCAGTCCGGTAGGGTTGTAATTAGCGGAAACAGTGGCTCCAATGGTGGATATATGCAACAAGGAGGACTCCTTATTAATCGAGTACCAAATATAAATGTTATTGCTACATCTAGAGATAGGGACGCAACAGTTCGTATACCACTTACAGGTCATTTACCAAATGGTATTGTAGAACTAGATCCCGGTTTCTCTGGACCATGGGGAAATATGAAACTAGATCCCGGTTTCGCAGGTCCATGGAGAAATATGCTTTTGAATATTAAGAGAGTATCACCTCTAGAGTGGCAAGAATGGCTGCTTGAACAAAAACAAAGGAACAGAAACCTTGATTTAACTCTTATTGAACAATGGATTAATCAACAACATTTATTATTGAAGGTAGACACTGCAGTTATAGAAGGATGGATCATGCAGCAACAAAAATCTAACCCTAACTTCTTGTATAACTGGATCATTAATCACCAGGTTCCTAATCTTTTAGGCAACATGAGGCTGCCAGGTTATATTCCAGACATGAGAACTTGGGACGGAAAAATGAGACTACCAACAGAGCAAAAAGTAACACCACAAGTTTGGCAACAGTGGGTAATTCAGCAAAAGCAAACGAACAACGTTGATTTATCTGCTATCGAAAACTGGATCCAGCAGCAACAAAAGACATTGAATCTGAATGCTGACTCTTTGGAGGGTTGGATTATGCAGCAACAACAGTCAAATCCTAGCTTTTTATACAACTGGACAGTCAAGAAACAGGTTCCTAACCTATCAGTTGACTTTGGTAAAAATATTCTAGATCAGCTTAAGAATGGCGCTGATAAGACAGTTGAAGTTGTTAATGGTGTTTTGAGACTTCCAACATCCACAAATACAGACTCAGTTATTCCAGTTGATGAGAATGGTAACATTGTTCTAGGCGGCCGTCCAAGAGACAGTTCTGTAGTGCTCGATTTTGGTAAAAATGTCTTAGATCAAGTAAAGAATGGTGATGATAAAACCGTCGAAGTTATCAACGATGTTTTAACACGCCCAACATCCAGAGATAGAGACGCATCTGTAGTCCTTGGAGGTAATGACCGACCTGTTCTTGTTGACCGTCCAACATTTGACCTTCCAACATCCAGAGACAGAGATGCAACTGTTGTTATTGGAGGTAATGACAGACCTATTCTTGATCTCCCAACTTCCAGAGACAGAGACGCAACTGTTGTTATTGGAGGTAATGACAGACCACTTCTTGACCGTCCAACATCCAGAGATAGAGATGCAACTGTAGTCCTAGGAGGTAATGAAAGACCTGTTGTTCTTGACCGTCCAACATTTGACCTCCCAACGTCAAGAGACAGAGATGCAACCGTAGTTATTGGAGGTAATGACAGACCTCTTCTTGACCGTCCAACATCCAGAGATAGAGATGCAACTGTAGTCCTAGGAGGTAATGACAGACCTGTTGTTCTTGACCGTCCAACATTTGACCTCCCAACGTCAAGAGACAGAGATGCAACCGTAGTTGTCGGAGGTAATGACAGACCTCTTCTTGACCTTCCAACATCCAGAGACAGAGATGCAACCGTAGTTGCCAGAGGTAATGACAGACCTGTTGTTCTTGAACGTCCAACATTTGACCTCCCAACGTCAAGAGACAGAGATGCAACCGTAGTTATTGGAGGTAATGACAGAC CTCTTCTTGACCTTCCAACATCCAGAGACAGAGATGCAACCGTAGTTGTTGGAGGTAATGACAGACCTGTTGTTCTTGAACGTCCAACATTTGACCTCCCAACATCCAGAGACAGAGATGCAACTGTAGTTATTGGAGGTAATGACAGACCTCTTCTTGACCGTCCAACATCCAGAGATAGAGATGCAACTGTAGTCCTAGGAGGTAATGACAGACCTGTTGTTCTTGACCGTCCAACATTTGACCTCCCAACGTCAAGAGACAGAGATGCAACCGTAGTTGTCGGAGGTAATGACAGACCTCTTCTTGACCTTCCAACATCCAGAGATAGAGACGCAACCGTTGTCATTGGAGGTAATGATAGACCCCTTCTTGACCGTCCAACATCCAGAGATAGAGACGCAACTGTAGTCCTTGGAGGTAATGACAGACCTGTTCTTGACCGTCCAACATCCAGAGATAGAGATGCAACTGTAGTCCTTGGAG GTAATGACAGACCTGTTGTTCTTGACCGTCCAACATTTGACCTCCCAACGTCAAGAGACAGAGATGCAACCGTAGTTGTCGGAGGTAATGACAGACCTCTTCTTGACCTTCCAACATCCAGAGATAGAGACGCAACCGTTGTCATTGGAGGTAATGATAGACCCCTTCTTGACCGTCCAACATCCAGAGATAGAGACGCAACTGTAGTCCTTGGAGGTAATGACAGACCTGTTCTTGACCGTCCAACATCCAGAGATAGAGATGCAACTGTAGTCCTTGGAGGTAATGACAGAC CTGTTCTTGACCGTCCAACATCCAGAGATAGAGATGCAACTGTAGTCCTTGGAGGTAATGACAGACCTGTTGTTCTTGACCGTCCAACATTTGAC CTTCCAACATCCAGAGATAGAGACGCAACCGTTGTCATTGGAGGTAATGATAGACCCCTTCTTGACCGTCCAACATCCAGAGATAGAGACGCAACTGTAGTCCTTGGAGGTAATGACAGACCTGTTCTTGACCGTCCAACATCCAGAGATAGAGATGCAACTGTAGTCCTTGGAGGTAATGACAGACCTGTTGTTCTTGACCGTCCAACATTTGACCTCCCAACATCCAGAGACAGAGATGCAACCGTAGTTGTCGGAGGCAATGACAGACCTCTTCTTGATCTTCCAACATCCAGAGATAGAGACGCAACTGTAGTCCTTGGAGGTAATGACACACCTGTTCTTGACCGTCCAACATCCAGAGATAGAGATGCAACTGTAGTCCTTGGAGGTAATGACAGACCTGTTGTTCTTGACCGTCCAACATTTGACCTCCCAACATCCAGAGACAGAGATGCAACTGTTGTTATTGGAGGTAATGATAGACCTCTTCTTGATCTTCCAACATCCAGAGATAGAGATGCAACTGTAGTCCTTGGAGGTAATGACAGACCTGTTGTTCTTGACCGTCCAACATTTGACCTACCAACATCCAGAGATAGAGACGCAACTGTTGTAATTAGTGGTAATGACAGACCTCTTTTTGAGCGCCCCACATCCAGAGATAGAGATGCTTCTGTTGTCCTAGATTTAggtaaaaatgttttaaataacattaaaaatggTGCTGACAAAACTGTCCAGGTTGTTGATAACGTTTTAAACCATGCAACCTCCAGAGACAGAGATTCTTCTGTAGTAATTGAACTTCCTGTATCAAAGGATAGAGATTCTTCAGTTATTCTTAACGGTCGCACGCTACCAACCACCAACATTGAAATAGATCCTGGATTCGCTGGCCCATTGAGAAATATATTGAGCATCAAGAAAGTACAGCCGGTAGATTGGCAAAAATGGTTGATTCAACAAAAACAAAAGAACAACATTGATATAACTGTTATTGAAAACTGGATCAATAACCAACATGAAGTATTAAAACTAGACCAAAGTATTATAGAGGCATGGATAATGCAACAACAAAACTCAAATCCAAGCTTTTTGTACAACTGGATGATTAGGAAACAGATACCCAATATGTTAAACGAAAACGGACCAATGGTAGAATCACCTTTGAATGGAAAAGGACCAATGATGGAACCAACTGGGAAATTAAATGTAGAAAAAGCAACTCCAGAAGTTTGGCAACGATGGGTAAtacaacaaaaacaacagaaCAACGTTGATTTAAATGTTATCGAAAACTGGATCAACCAGCAACACCAGGTATTAAAACAAGATGTAGGAGACTTGGAAGGATGGATCATCCAGCAACAAAGGATGAATCCTAGCTTTTTGTACAATTGGATAATCAGGAAAGAGGTTCCTCAAATTTCCTCCCAATGGTTTGTCCAAAGTAAAGAAGTTGAAGAACCTGAAGTTTCACAACTATACGTAAATGGACAAATGGTTGAAAGCGTAGAACCAAGTGTTTGGCAGCAATGGTTAATtgcacaaaaacaaaaatataacatcGATATAAGCGTTATAGAAAACTGGATAAATCAACAACACCAACAAATGAAGTTGGATGTTGGATACTTGGAAGGGTGGATCATGCAACAACAAAACGCCAATGCTAACTTCTTGGTCAACTGGATCATCAAAAGACAAGTTCCCAGTTTTTCATACCAATGGAAAATGGTACGCATGGTTTCACAACCACAAAATAGCGGCACTTTCCACGTTTGGATCAACAATAGAAGCGTAGAGAAAGTTTCCCCTGAGGTTTGGAAACAATGGGTCAGTGAACAACAAAGGAACGGCATGGATATGAGTCTTGTAGAGAGAAACATCAACCAATGGCACGAATCACTGAAGGTAGATCTTGCATATTTGGAAGCATGGGTAATGCAAGAACAACAAGCTGACTCCAAATTTTTGTATAGATGGACAGTCGAGAGAAAAATCCCCGCTATCTCTTACAAGTGGAAGATGGAAAGTCAGAGAGTACAACCTGTAGTCACAAGCAGCTCTTCACATACCTACACCTGGAAAGTACAAAAGCAAACACAACAGTAG